The genome window CATAACTTGCCTCGTCTGCAGCCTCAGCTGCTGGCTGTGCTCTCTCTGCAGACTCAGACTCACACTAGCCGCTGCTCAATTCACTGTGTCTGCTGCTTTGCCGGCCCAGCCAGGTATTCACAGAGGTAGCCCCACTTGACCTACATTTTGTGTGTTACacaaaaaccaataaaaaggAAAGACGAAACATAAGCGATCATGAAATGTGATAAACTTGTTTACGCTGTGTATCGTTAATGTTCATGCATAAAGTATGACATGTATGTagatataatatgtatatgttggTTGGTCCTCCCTTATTGTCATGTCATTGAAATCTTGGCCACTATGGACGCACTTATGAAGTGCTTTTCTATATCTTTAAGTATTAAGAACCACGGAATACAACGTTGCAAAAAAGAAAGTGTTTTGAGGTCAGCATACAATCGTTGTAAAGATGGAACGATTTAAAATTCTCTACTTATCAccataaaacacaaaataataccATTTCTCttcaaaatacttaaatacgacagaaaaataaaatataccataaaatgccataatatattataatcatAATGATTTAATATTCACAGCATAAGCAAAACGAATTGCGTATTAGTATTATTTCTGTTTACATAGACATTAAACTTGATGACtttgataaatattaatattaattatatactgttgtattattattaaaaactttgatAATAATTATCATAGTAAGAAAACAAAGAGGCCATTGATCTTTGAATCCATGTTTCAAATCAAGCTTAATCCGCTTTCACCCCAATGCTTATCAACAACctttttaaatgtaaacattGATTAATTGCTATAGTACTCTCTCGAATACCGAAACTAAAGACCGTTTAGCTTTATGTTAGGTAAGAAGATCACTATGAATTTATGGGGCAGGAAAGCAATTTATTAATCATAGGTTAATCTCTATGATGGTATTTTGTAGGTGGTAATCGGTTGACTCATTTAAGTAAACAGATGTCAATGGAGTAATatcgaaaagaaaacaaacccatatttattttcatagtACTCTCTCGAATACCAAATTTAGAGACTAGAGACTAGAGACTATGAATAAGAATTTAATCAAAGATTAATCTTTCTGATGCTATTTTGTTATAGATAATCGGTTGACTTGTTTAGGTAAACACGTGTCAAATAGGAATAGAAACGGAAAGAAAACAAACGCACATCACATAAATCATTTTAGTTAAACAAaagtgttgcagttgcagtaaTGGCATTGCAaccgcacacacacgctcatCAAATGACATTCCACATTCCAAAAACGGTtcgccagtgtgtgtgtgtgtgtgagtgtgtgttgtgggtgGCTAAACATGTCTGACACATGCAGTTAACGAGTTTTTAAGTGCTGTCAAAGTTTGAATACGCGTTCGCCCTTAACAGAAATTGacaaattgattttgcatCCCCTAAAGGCCAGAAGTTTCTGCTCGATGACAAACAGCATTGCCCAATGAACCCACAgtgaaatattcatatttcacAAATCACACAATCGTCAAAGAAATTGCAATGGAAATATTTGTGTAGTTACTCGAGGCAGCGTCATATTGCATTTACAATACCTTTCCTTTGTGTCAGTCAGagaaatgttattattattgcaaataaatagttgcaatacttgcaacaaaatatttaactggAAGGGGTTATTCTGATTCTTAAgaatgaaattcaattgaaccataagaaaatcaacaaatgaatttgttgATTAATCCATGCTTGACATACTTAGTGTtgatttaatcaaaatatagtaaagagtacttgttgtttgtttttgtaatcCACCTTTAACCGCTGCAAACCGTGTCGCAGCGATAATGCCCAGATGGGAGCGTCACATGATAGCCCGATGTTGGATCGCTatacaaattgatttgtttgcaACGTCCAACAGATAACCTTAAGACCATTTGTGTCTGTTTATTGTGTGCGCACAATATGCATAATTTCAATGAACTCGCTGTCTCGCTCTGCAAGGGGCGGGGTGCCGGGGCAACACTCGGGTGTGATTCGGTGATTCGGTGACTTTGTCTTGGTTCGGTTTGTCCCAATGCCGCGCAGCATGTGCTTACTCGCATCGTAATGGGTAATTGGCATAccgtgttgtgttgtgttgtgtcgTGCCGACCAGACAGCAGACTTTTAGTTAAGGGGGTAGGCGGATCGAGGCGGGACGGGGCGAGGCGGGGCACGGGATGATGGTACATTGGCCTCTCACACATGGAGTGAAATCGTCAACGAGATGGTGTGTAATAAGAAATAAGTGAATAGTAGGGTCCGAaactaaatgcaaaaaaaagcaaaacaaaacaagaaaaaattgCGCGGCCTTTCATTgttcattatatttattttgtgtttcttGTGATTTCGTTTTATGCGAAAATCGAAAGTGTCTGCGACAAACTAAAGTCAACTTTGCACTAATCGACCACAATGGGTGCTGGGAAAACATTTCATGAATTTTTCCTAACAATGCAAACTAAActagttttcagtttttatttttgggaaaGGTTAGTGCTTAAACCTTTAACTGAAGTCAACTTTGCACTATGACAAGCATCAAGTCATTAGTCACGGTGATTCTCAGACCTTAAGAGTTTTCATTGTTCAATCAATCCACGCTCTCCGAGCTGCCCAACGTGTGCCGAAAAGCCATATCCATTAGCTTATAATCGAGCCCAgcgacaacagacaacagacactCGACATAACGACGCACAAAAATTCCGTACGGCAAtcacacccaaaaaaaaaaaaaaactttcactttctttagaaaatatattattttttttttttactttatcgtatatacaattttgtttctggctgaaaatgtttcaaatgGAGAAATGTGCTAAATAGCGAACAAAGCCCAGTTCCACAGTTACACTCTATGACTCGATTATGTAGCTCGTTGTTTTTAGTTTCTTAGTGTTTATTTACGGTTTTTTATGTCGTTATTAAATAACGGTGCAGTCGTCACGCTGCATGTAATGCTTAAATTAACTTTTCTTGTGTTATATGTAATAATTAAGagtgaaaataaaagtgaTATCTTTTGAATGATGCGTGATGGTACAAACGACAGTgcataataatcatttttgcCGCTAATGACAAAGATAATTAAGAAATGAgtattcattaattaaatgcaattcttttaatttcatatttcgtAATTATGTATTCCCGTTCACTTTTGGCTAATGACCTCAGTGGCCTCAATCTGTAGAAACTTGTTAAATtcttggaatatttttagaacTCAGCCGCACCTGAAAGTCACTTATTTgactttcttttctttttgcaggCAGAATTACGCAAATGGAATCACAATAATGCCCATATTAATCCAATTGCTGATAAGAGATTTCTGTCACGTTCCAATGTAACCAGATGATTTGCATTTTCCGATTGTACTCGTAATTTTGTCATATGTGGTCAGAAGGTGTGAAACTGACAGCTTGCGAGAATGATAGTGGTTGGCTAAGTCTGTGGTCGgcctatatttatatagttagCACTATCTAATTAAGTATGCAGATAAGTTACTCACGTTTggaacagaaacaaaaacgggaaaacaaaaccaaaaacaaaaacggaCTGAAgactaaaaacaaaagagcaaCTGCCAAAGGCGGCCAAAACTAATGAAAGCGCTGCGTAACCAGACCCAAAGAAGACTTGCGTATGTCACACGGAATGACAAATGTCGATTTACTGCGAGAGTGAAACGAACTTAGCAAAAGAgtgagcgagagggagagggagaggcagatacaagatacaggaagagagggagagcgagaacAGTAGCTTCAGAATGCGAGGCCAAACAAAACGGTTGTTTCACAGCGAACAAGAAAAGTGAAACAGCCGCTCTGCAAGTTGACCGATTGACAACATGAACAGTTGATCAGTCTCGGAACTGTCAACTCGACGACGACAGCACGTCGTAATACAGATTTTGCAAGCTGCACGTAAAAGCTAACTGAAAAGCTTTACACCGACAGACAACGACGACAGGCGACAGTTGCGCATGCGTAAATCGACATATTGTGGACAAGTGaaaagtgttgttgttgtttttttccttcACTTGCGAAATGTGTAACAAACACAACTGGTTTATATTTTGACTGGGTTATGGGTTATGGTTTACTTTTATCTTAAATGGTTTTACCTGTGATGAATTTAGAGAACTTTGCTCAATTAACACAGAAGCGAGAGAAACTAAAGCTGCTCTATTGATTTGAGTTGATTGTTGTGTTGGCtttggtttttgatttttctgttgtattttgattttggttttgccactttttctttcttttgtggccgcttttctatttataaaccATGTGCCATAATTCGCCACTCTCTTTTGTGGATTGGcctcatttatttacatttcgctttgtttgatttttacattatttattttacaattttctcaCTGCTTTTCAAAACACTTTTGGCATGCGCTAAACTATTGAAGCGACGAACACTGATTAAAGAAGAGACACGTACCCGCCGCTTGTGTCTGCGCCCGTCCCCGTGACCGTTcccgtgttgttgttggtgtcgtCGTAGATTTCACCCGATTGGCTGGCTGCCTTTGTCGGTTCACACGCGCGCGCTTGTTGTCTTACCGAAAGAGCGAAACTACAATCCAACTGCTCAGCACGAGGCCCAAGCAACAActgagcaactgcagctgaacATAACGGCGGCAGCTTTCGAGTCAAGCTTGCAGAGCCAAACAGCTGTTCAGAGAGTCAAAGAAgcaaagagcgaaagagagagcgctGAAGAGCGTAAGCTTTCGATATTCTCATTTCATTAAGTTCACAATAGGAGCGTGATGAATTGTTTGGCTTGAATGTTCGCTTCAGTAATTCTCGACATTAATTAGGGTGATGCTTATCTAAGTAAGAACAAGTGGAAAAACGGAAACTGTTCAAAATGATATACAAGCATATAAAATGAGTTGTTACTAAAGAGTTAACAATAAGGCAAATTAAACTTAAATGACTCAGAAATAATTATGGATTGCAACTTTTAAATGTTCtacaatatattattatgcCACATTAACATATAATTAGAATGGCAattttttcaaaacaaaatttgagcCTATCAGTTCGCTTTATTCATCTTTGCTTTCGCTACAGTCAACAACAAGCTGTTGCATTACATTATTCAGCTCATAATTATAGCACAATCAGGGCAAGCATGATGGATGACGAGCTTTATCAGCTGTTCGATTCCATTGACGCATTCGGCATCGTCGCTACCGACTTCTCTTTGTAGATGGTGAAGATCTCGCCTGTTACTCCTGTGAAATGGCTCAGATTGCTGTCGTCATCTTCGTCGTCGCCTTCCTCATCAGTTTTCTCATGGTGATCCTCAACGGGTGATAGCTGAGGTGCAGTTGGGGCCTTGCAAGCTTTGGGATAGCAATGCCAAGTTACCTGAACGCCACAGCAGAAGCAACGATGACTTCGCTCGGTTGATTCTTTCGGCATCGCCGGATTCAAGTCCATTTCGCCTTGCTTCTCGCGATTGTgggagcagcaacaaaaaaaattgcgaAACTGCTCTTTCATCTTTCCGAGGCAGCGAAGGGTTTGCGAGAGGAAAGTGTAGAAAATGGGATTAAGGGCACTGCTGGTTAGGTTAAGCAAGCCGAAGCTGAAGTAAAGTAGCCATTCAACTGGGGAGGAGAACGCCCCATATAACCGCAGTATGAGAAATATCCAACCAGGGAGACGCAGACACATGAATGTGGCCATCATTAGGATTACCACGTGCACCATGCGACGATGACGTGCCACACGCGCCGCTGCAGCCGGACTCAGCTGCGGCATCGCAGTCgacttgctgttgctgttgctgatgatgttgctgttgctggtggcgATGTCCATGGAGGCAGCCACACTAAAGGCGGTCATCATGGCATGTGTCGTCTCTGGCTTGCTCATCAGATAGACAAAGCGAGGCTCCTCGTTCACCTTCTCCGGtggctgctcctgctgctgctgttggaagTGACGTCGTTGCCACAGGCGACGTGCAATTGTGCCATTGAGAAAGAAGAAGCCCACAATGCAGGGTAGAAAGATGAGACTGAGCAGTATCATATTATAGACCTCAATCACTCCCTGTGCGCAAGTATAAatagaaatgcaa of Drosophila nasuta strain 15112-1781.00 chromosome 3, ASM2355853v1, whole genome shotgun sequence contains these proteins:
- the LOC132793864 gene encoding 5-hydroxytryptamine receptor 1F; the protein is MVLVGMLFAIAFVGNIGTLFVNSRRKLRPFFRTCLLALACSDLLYSLSFTTAYVAHFNAPYLELWTLGHFMCSLVPFVNTATIMFSSLVLVAIASDRYMAIRRAASGIWNPSWLFCGLCVGGIMLTSVVCAVPLFVISGVKHIYLQYTDELVVSELQLASVCLGMTGVIEVYNMILLSLIFLPCIVGFFFLNGTIARRLWQRRHFQQQQQEQPPEKVNEEPRFVYLMSKPETTHAMMTAFSVAASMDIATSNSNIISNSNSKSTAMPQLSPAAAARVARHRRMVHVVILMMATFMCLRLPGWIFLILRLYGAFSSPVEWLLYFSFGLLNLTSSALNPIFYTFLSQTLRCLGKMKEQFRNFFCCCSHNREKQGEMDLNPAMPKESTERSHRCFCCGVQVTWHCYPKACKAPTAPQLSPVEDHHEKTDEEGDDEDDDSNLSHFTGVTGEIFTIYKEKSVATMPNASMESNS